In the genome of Terribacillus sp. FSL K6-0262, one region contains:
- a CDS encoding patatin-like phospholipase family protein: MKIDGVFSGGGVKAFAFIGAIQAVEKEKYEFENVAGTSAGAIVAGLLAAGYDGEELEALLQETDISKFTDPIKLTKFIPFANWLTLYFKMGLYKGNALERWLYEALAKKQVYTFQDLKQKTLKVIAADVTLGRLIVFPDDLAGTYGIDGGSFPVARAIRMSAGIPYIFMPARLIYRNRKKSLLLDGGLLSNFPLWTLEGDDRLLRRPILGMKLSESVQKIPVQKVHQSFDLFYALFKTMKVAHDMRHINQDTAKDIIFIPVEGIGMADFHISAAEKEKLIAVGRDKAEQFLKRWP; the protein is encoded by the coding sequence ATGAAAATAGACGGCGTTTTTTCGGGTGGCGGTGTGAAGGCGTTCGCATTCATTGGTGCCATTCAGGCGGTGGAGAAGGAGAAATACGAGTTCGAGAATGTTGCAGGCACTTCTGCCGGTGCGATTGTTGCTGGTTTGCTGGCAGCTGGTTATGACGGGGAAGAATTGGAGGCCTTGCTGCAGGAAACGGATATCAGCAAATTCACAGATCCCATCAAGCTGACGAAGTTCATCCCGTTCGCCAACTGGCTGACACTGTATTTCAAGATGGGGTTGTACAAGGGCAATGCCTTGGAAAGATGGCTATACGAAGCCCTGGCCAAAAAGCAGGTATACACATTCCAGGATTTGAAGCAAAAGACACTGAAAGTGATTGCAGCCGATGTCACGCTCGGGCGATTGATCGTGTTCCCGGATGATCTGGCGGGGACATATGGAATCGACGGGGGCAGTTTTCCGGTGGCGCGGGCAATTCGGATGAGTGCTGGTATTCCGTACATTTTCATGCCGGCAAGACTGATATATAGGAATCGGAAAAAAAGCCTGCTGCTGGATGGCGGGCTGCTGAGCAATTTTCCGCTTTGGACCTTGGAGGGCGATGACCGGCTCTTGAGACGGCCGATCCTGGGGATGAAGCTGAGTGAATCTGTACAGAAAATCCCAGTGCAGAAGGTCCACCAATCCTTTGATTTATTTTACGCGCTTTTCAAGACGATGAAGGTTGCGCATGATATGCGGCATATCAATCAGGACACCGCAAAAGATATCATTTTCATTCCGGTGGAGGGCATCGGAATGGCCGATTTCCATATCTCTGCCGCTGAAAAGGAAAAGCTGATAGCAGTCGGCAGGGACAAGGCGGAGCAGTTTCTGAAACGCTGGCCATAA
- the aroQ gene encoding type II 3-dehydroquinate dehydratase, producing the protein MNRLMLINGPNLNLLGTREPGIYGSHTLSDVVAEVKKVTDSFDYELEDFQSNHEGAMVDKIQEAGRTCSGIILNAAAYTHTSIAIRDAIASIPIPVIEVHISNIHTREEFRHHSMLASVCKAQIVGLGIKGYRYAAMALLEK; encoded by the coding sequence GTGAATCGCTTAATGCTAATCAATGGACCCAATTTGAACTTACTCGGCACGAGGGAACCTGGTATTTATGGAAGTCATACATTGTCGGACGTGGTGGCGGAGGTCAAGAAGGTAACGGACAGTTTTGATTACGAGCTGGAAGACTTTCAGTCGAACCACGAAGGGGCGATGGTGGATAAGATACAGGAAGCGGGACGCACGTGCAGCGGAATCATCCTCAATGCAGCTGCTTATACACATACGAGCATTGCCATCAGGGATGCGATTGCCAGTATCCCGATTCCGGTGATAGAAGTCCATATTTCCAATATCCATACCCGGGAGGAGTTCAGGCATCATTCGATGCTGGCATCCGTGTGTAAAGCGCAGATCGTCGGCCTGGGTATCAAGGGCTATCGATATGCAGCTATGGCACTGCTGGAGAAATAA
- a CDS encoding YqhR family membrane protein has product MQQNRKTASRFNRSAVVTGFVGGVLWSAVAWVAYFFHFTDLSVADFVLRSWVWMPWAETWVGELISIILVGFLSVLIAFLYFLFLKQQKGIMPSLIFGVVLWVLVQLVLAPIIHGVDSALQADRDTNITTMCLYLLYAVFIGYSISFEYQQSEAYQEKG; this is encoded by the coding sequence ATGCAGCAAAATCGGAAAACCGCATCCCGTTTCAACCGAAGTGCGGTCGTGACCGGATTCGTCGGGGGTGTGCTCTGGTCAGCGGTTGCCTGGGTAGCTTACTTTTTTCATTTTACCGATTTATCGGTGGCGGATTTCGTCCTGCGCTCATGGGTATGGATGCCGTGGGCCGAGACATGGGTCGGAGAACTGATCAGCATAATCCTGGTCGGTTTCCTTTCGGTTCTCATTGCTTTTCTGTATTTCCTATTTTTGAAGCAGCAGAAAGGAATCATGCCTAGCTTGATCTTCGGCGTGGTACTATGGGTCCTTGTCCAGCTTGTGCTGGCGCCGATCATCCATGGAGTGGATAGTGCCCTTCAAGCCGATCGCGATACAAATATAACGACAATGTGCCTGTATTTGCTTTATGCTGTATTCATCGGATACAGTATCAGCTTTGAATACCAGCAAAGTGAGGCATATCAGGAGAAGGGATGA
- the spoIIIAB gene encoding stage III sporulation protein SpoIIIAB yields the protein MKLIGAILVLIAATWAGFELSRKLQQRPKQIRQLISSLQVMEAEILYSQTSIIETSDNLAKQIPQPAASFFRSLSDKLQLHPAGLYDCWEETTENWIGTTALKPAEKDIWLQFGRTLGQHDFEQQQKHIQLARTHLERELEESEEANQRYGKMFRNLGFLTGLLIVLLLI from the coding sequence ATGAAGCTGATAGGGGCGATCCTTGTGCTCATAGCAGCAACCTGGGCGGGGTTTGAACTATCCCGCAAACTGCAGCAGCGACCGAAGCAAATCCGTCAGCTCATCAGCAGCCTGCAAGTCATGGAGGCAGAAATCTTATACAGTCAGACAAGCATCATCGAAACCAGTGATAATTTGGCTAAGCAAATTCCGCAGCCTGCAGCTTCTTTTTTCCGCTCTCTTTCGGATAAGCTGCAGCTGCACCCGGCTGGATTGTATGACTGCTGGGAGGAGACAACAGAAAATTGGATAGGAACCACTGCCTTGAAACCTGCTGAGAAGGATATCTGGCTGCAATTCGGCCGTACGCTCGGGCAGCATGATTTTGAGCAGCAGCAAAAACATATCCAGTTGGCCAGAACCCATTTGGAACGCGAGCTGGAGGAATCGGAAGAAGCAAACCAGCGATATGGGAAAATGTTTCGCAACCTTGGCTTCCTGACGGGACTGCTTATCGTGCTGCTGCTTATTTGA
- a CDS encoding SA1362 family protein, giving the protein MRRSGSSIIVFVLIGLAAIGVVMQLVTNPGAFFQNVLVWIGGAVLFGAVLYFILTRMRGRGPAGGSSSDMQKYKKAVKQSKQKYKQPKARPVNKPAKSAASIKKASASKRKRSIKDRSRGPQLRVIEGNKQKRKKSSI; this is encoded by the coding sequence TTGCGTAGATCTGGGTCTTCCATCATCGTTTTTGTTTTGATTGGGCTTGCTGCCATCGGCGTCGTCATGCAGCTCGTGACGAATCCAGGAGCATTCTTCCAGAATGTGCTCGTTTGGATTGGAGGTGCCGTCCTTTTCGGTGCAGTGCTTTATTTCATTCTTACACGCATGCGCGGCCGCGGCCCAGCTGGCGGCAGCAGCAGCGATATGCAGAAATATAAAAAGGCAGTGAAGCAGTCAAAACAAAAATACAAGCAGCCGAAAGCCCGTCCTGTCAATAAGCCAGCAAAATCTGCTGCCAGCATTAAAAAAGCATCTGCCTCAAAAAGAAAACGATCCATCAAAGATCGGTCCCGCGGTCCGCAGCTCCGTGTCATTGAAGGCAACAAACAGAAACGGAAAAAGTCGAGCATCTGA
- the spoIIIAA gene encoding stage III sporulation protein AA: MKEIQNLFRPPLQALLTEKIGDRWNKLQEIRCRTNQQLELCFDDTTEWIETSFMNADDARFMLNQLSDFSLYALENELREGYITIAGGHRIGLSGQVNTEGGMVKALKHISSFNIRIAKAKPGAANKIMPSLYHFNGSCRHTLVIGPPKSGKTTILRDIVRTLSTGWQQYPALKTAVVDERSEIGGSINGVPQHDLGRRTDIMDACPKADGLMMLIRSMSPDVIVADEIGSERDVQALMEALHAGVTIVCSVHGDSLESIRHRPSLRPLFEHKVFERIVILKKGTSPGVVQALLDTASPAGVNG, from the coding sequence ATGAAGGAAATCCAAAACTTGTTTCGACCGCCTTTACAAGCGCTGTTAACAGAAAAAATCGGGGATCGATGGAATAAGCTGCAGGAAATACGATGCCGGACGAATCAACAGCTTGAGTTATGCTTCGATGACACGACCGAGTGGATAGAAACATCGTTCATGAATGCGGATGATGCTCGTTTCATGCTGAATCAACTAAGTGATTTCTCTTTATATGCACTTGAAAATGAATTACGGGAGGGATATATCACCATTGCAGGCGGACATCGTATCGGACTGAGCGGTCAAGTGAACACAGAAGGCGGAATGGTCAAAGCGCTAAAGCATATATCTTCTTTCAATATAAGAATCGCGAAGGCAAAACCGGGTGCAGCGAATAAAATCATGCCATCCTTATACCATTTCAATGGCTCCTGCCGTCACACGCTTGTCATAGGCCCGCCCAAGTCCGGGAAAACGACCATTCTGCGCGATATTGTCCGTACCCTATCCACCGGCTGGCAGCAATACCCGGCGTTGAAAACAGCAGTCGTCGATGAACGGTCCGAAATCGGGGGGAGTATCAACGGCGTTCCGCAGCATGACCTGGGAAGGAGAACCGATATCATGGATGCGTGCCCAAAGGCTGATGGATTGATGATGCTTATACGGTCGATGTCCCCGGATGTGATTGTGGCAGATGAGATCGGAAGCGAACGGGATGTGCAAGCATTGATGGAGGCATTGCATGCAGGTGTGACGATTGTTTGCAGTGTCCATGGGGACAGCTTGGAATCCATCCGTCACAGGCCATCCCTGCGACCGCTGTTTGAACATAAGGTCTTTGAACGCATCGTGATATTGAAGAAAGGCACCTCACCTGGAGTGGTACAAGCTTTGCTCGACACAGCAAGTCCGGCAGGTGTAAACGGATGA
- the spoIIIAC gene encoding stage III sporulation protein AC, producing the protein MLSEAMILFQIAGIGMIVAIIHTVLKQMGKEEIAQFTTLMGFILVLLIVLGKLSELFQQIKSVFLFQG; encoded by the coding sequence ATGCTCTCAGAAGCAATGATTCTATTTCAAATTGCAGGTATCGGGATGATCGTTGCCATCATCCATACAGTGCTGAAGCAAATGGGGAAGGAAGAGATTGCACAATTTACGACACTGATGGGATTCATCCTTGTGCTGCTCATCGTCCTGGGCAAGTTGTCAGAGTTATTCCAGCAGATCAAGTCGGTGTTCTTATTCCAGGGATGA
- a CDS encoding rhodanese-like domain-containing protein, with amino-acid sequence MEAVLVIGIALVVFILYSVIRYFIQKRHLKTLTEEEFKAGYRKAQLIDVREPKEFDGGHILGARNIPLTQLRYRMAEIRKDKPVYLYDQNGTRTVRAAAMLHKKGCQDLNQLKGGFKAWSGKIKRKGD; translated from the coding sequence ATGGAAGCAGTACTGGTTATCGGCATTGCACTCGTTGTATTCATTCTTTATAGTGTAATCCGTTATTTCATTCAGAAGAGACATTTAAAGACTCTTACAGAGGAAGAATTCAAAGCTGGCTACCGTAAAGCACAGCTGATTGATGTCCGTGAACCAAAAGAGTTCGATGGCGGACATATCCTGGGTGCCCGTAATATCCCGCTGACACAGCTTCGCTACCGTATGGCTGAGATCCGTAAGGACAAGCCAGTTTACTTATATGATCAAAACGGTACACGCACTGTCCGAGCTGCAGCAATGCTGCATAAAAAAGGATGTCAGGATCTTAATCAGCTTAAAGGCGGTTTCAAAGCCTGGAGCGGTAAAATCAAACGTAAAGGCGATTGA
- a CDS encoding IS1182 family transposase (programmed frameshift), producing the protein MLNSRENDQTALEIVTIEELVPENHLLRKIETHIDFSFIREKVRPYYSADNGRPSLDPLVLFKMIFIGYLFGIRSERQLEKEIQTNIAYRWFLGLKLTDPVPHHSTISWNRCNRFKGTDIFQQIFDEIVEQAMKHRMVGGRVLFTDSTHLKANANKRKFIKKEVQEATRSYQEELDKAIQEERTKQGKKPLKSREEVTETKVVKESTTDPESGYMYREGKPEGFFYLDHRTTDMKYNIITDVHVTAGNVHDSRPYLERLERQKERFNFDVEAVALDSGYLTTPICHALNEQNIFAVIGHRRFHPTKGLMPKWKFKYVPEKDHYVCPNGQTLPLRTTNREGYKEYASDPKQCTACPLLATCTKSRNHRKVITRHVWEGSKDWVRENRLSHSGKLLYKLRKETIERSFADAKQLHGLRYCRLRGREKVQEQALMTATCQNIKKIANHLAKLG; encoded by the exons ATGTTAAATTCCAGAGAGAATGACCAAACAGCTCTTGAAATCGTAACTATAGAAGAACTTGTCCCTGAAAACCACCTATTGCGTAAGATAGAAACCCACATAGATTTCTCCTTCATCCGTGAAAAAGTTCGTCCTTATTATTCGGCGGACAATGGCCGTCCTTCCCTAGATCCTCTTGTCCTCTTTAAAATGATCTTTATCGGCTACCTTTTCGGTATCCGTTCCGAAAGGCAATTAGAGAAAGAAATCCAGACAAACATTGCTTACCGTTGGTTTTTAGGACTTAAACTCACGGACCCAGTCCCTCACCACTCTACAATAAGCTGGAATCGTTGTAATCGATTCAAGGGCACAGATATCTTCCAACAAATCTTTGATGAAATTGTAGAACAGGCAATGAAGCATCGTATGGTTGGAGGACGCGTCTTATTCACTGATTCCACCCACTTAAAAGCCAATGCGAATAAAAGAAAGTTCATCAAGAAGGAAGTACAGGAAGCTACTCGTTCATATCAGGAAGAATTGGATAAAGCAATCCAAGAAGAACGTACAAAACAAGGAAAAAAGC CTTTAAAGTCACGAGAGGAGGTGACAGAAACGAAAGTAGTGAAAGAAAGCACGACTGATCCAGAGAGTGGCTATATGTATCGAGAAGGAAAGCCTGAAGGCTTTTTCTACTTAGATCATAGAACTACGGATATGAAATATAATATTATTACCGATGTCCATGTCACGGCCGGAAATGTGCACGATTCACGGCCTTATTTGGAGCGCCTTGAACGACAGAAGGAACGCTTTAATTTTGATGTGGAAGCTGTCGCTCTGGACTCCGGTTATCTCACTACGCCAATCTGTCACGCCTTGAATGAACAGAATATTTTCGCTGTCATCGGTCACCGACGTTTTCATCCTACTAAAGGATTAATGCCTAAATGGAAGTTCAAGTATGTCCCAGAGAAAGATCATTATGTTTGTCCAAACGGACAAACATTACCTCTGCGAACAACAAATCGAGAAGGGTATAAAGAATACGCATCTGACCCTAAACAATGTACTGCTTGCCCACTGTTGGCCACATGTACGAAATCAAGAAATCATCGAAAAGTTATCACAAGGCATGTTTGGGAAGGTAGTAAAGATTGGGTGCGGGAAAATCGCCTGAGCCACTCAGGAAAGTTATTATATAAATTGCGAAAAGAAACGATAGAGCGAAGCTTTGCGGATGCGAAACAACTCCACGGGCTTCGCTATTGTAGGTTACGAGGAAGAGAAAAAGTGCAGGAACAGGCGCTGATGACAGCGACCTGTCAGAACATAAAAAAGATAGCCAACCACCTAGCAAAGCTAGGATAG
- the spoIIIAE gene encoding stage III sporulation protein AE — protein sequence MLKRCLVILFALSALLVYPSAAFGETNQSEEVEAAVTAFEGLPTEEINGYWELLSDKYGQYIPELEKGSLLEFIQQQGDISIESWLKGLFEYLLYELLLNGKLLGILILLTLFSSILQTIQTAFNKGSISKVAYLIVCMVLLTLLLNSFRLSVSYTMEAIDGMSDFMLALIPLLLGLMASFGSLSAVAFFHPIIVFLIHASGLLISKVIIPLFLMSALLHLVSTINKEYPVTQLADLLKNVGLWLLGIFFSVFLGVISVQGAVTAVQDGVAMKTAKFITGNFIPVIGRMFTDATDTVLSASLLLKNAIGIVGVLIVLAIALFPAIKILAIALIYKIAAALLQPLGDGPIIKSMQVMSKYILYIFACLLVVAFMFFIAIVIIVASSNVTLMLR from the coding sequence ATGTTGAAACGCTGCTTGGTCATTCTTTTCGCTTTAAGCGCTTTACTTGTATATCCGTCAGCAGCTTTCGGGGAGACGAATCAGTCAGAAGAAGTGGAAGCGGCAGTAACAGCCTTTGAAGGCCTGCCGACAGAGGAAATCAACGGGTACTGGGAGCTTTTATCCGATAAATATGGACAATATATCCCGGAATTGGAGAAAGGCTCCTTACTGGAATTCATCCAGCAGCAAGGGGATATTTCCATCGAATCATGGCTGAAGGGGCTTTTTGAATATTTGCTGTATGAACTGCTACTCAATGGCAAGCTGCTCGGGATATTAATCCTCCTGACGCTTTTCAGCAGCATCCTGCAGACGATCCAGACTGCCTTTAATAAAGGCTCCATCAGTAAAGTAGCCTATTTGATCGTCTGTATGGTACTGCTGACACTTCTTTTGAATAGCTTCCGTTTATCGGTTAGCTATACGATGGAAGCCATCGATGGCATGAGTGATTTCATGCTCGCCTTGATACCGCTCCTCCTTGGGCTGATGGCATCATTCGGAAGTCTTTCGGCTGTCGCTTTCTTTCATCCGATCATCGTGTTCCTCATCCATGCCAGTGGGTTACTGATCTCCAAAGTCATCATTCCGTTATTCCTCATGAGTGCACTTTTACATCTGGTCAGTACGATCAACAAAGAATATCCTGTCACACAGCTTGCTGACTTACTGAAAAATGTCGGATTGTGGCTTTTGGGTATTTTCTTTTCCGTCTTTCTTGGTGTCATTTCCGTACAGGGTGCCGTCACGGCCGTTCAGGATGGGGTGGCGATGAAGACAGCCAAATTCATCACCGGCAACTTCATCCCGGTGATCGGCCGTATGTTCACCGATGCAACGGATACGGTGCTGAGTGCTTCGCTCCTCTTGAAGAATGCCATCGGAATCGTCGGGGTACTGATCGTCTTGGCTATCGCCCTGTTCCCGGCAATCAAGATTCTTGCCATCGCCCTGATTTACAAGATAGCCGCCGCTCTGCTGCAGCCGCTGGGTGACGGTCCGATAATCAAATCCATGCAGGTGATGAGTAAGTACATCCTGTATATCTTCGCTTGCTTGCTCGTTGTCGCATTCATGTTCTTTATTGCCATCGTCATCATTGTCGCTTCGAGCAATGTCACATTAATGCTGAGATAG
- a CDS encoding DUF1385 domain-containing protein has protein sequence MSDKQTNTYGGQAVVEGVMFAGKNSFVTAVRRNDDSIDYLTVERKDNPKLSKLKKIPILRGLAAIVQASANGTKHLNFSSERYGVNPEDDADIVPEEKKSRLAMIIGIGAVGVLSFIFGKLIFTLTPALVADFFEKWLPSRFEQVALEGFLKLILLLAYVYLVSLTPIIKRVFQYHGAEHKVINCYENGLPLTVENVQKQSRLHYRCGSSFMLFTVIVGVIVYMFVATDPLWWRMVNRILLLPVVIGLSFEVLQLTNKVRNVPVLRFLGYPGLWLQLLTTKEPKDDQVEVALASFKKVLENDSVPVNSGIKIVR, from the coding sequence ATGTCAGATAAACAAACCAATACCTATGGCGGGCAAGCCGTCGTTGAAGGTGTCATGTTTGCGGGAAAAAACAGCTTCGTTACTGCCGTTCGCAGAAATGACGACAGCATTGATTACTTAACCGTCGAACGGAAAGATAACCCGAAACTATCCAAATTGAAAAAAATACCTATATTGCGGGGACTTGCAGCCATCGTACAGGCCAGCGCCAATGGAACGAAGCATTTGAATTTTTCTTCGGAGCGTTATGGTGTCAATCCCGAAGATGATGCAGATATCGTGCCTGAGGAGAAGAAATCCAGACTGGCAATGATCATCGGGATCGGTGCGGTGGGTGTGCTATCCTTCATTTTCGGAAAACTGATTTTCACACTCACCCCTGCATTAGTCGCGGATTTCTTCGAGAAATGGCTCCCTTCCCGCTTTGAACAAGTTGCACTGGAAGGATTCCTGAAGCTGATTCTGCTTCTTGCATACGTTTATCTTGTGTCATTGACACCAATAATTAAACGTGTATTCCAATATCATGGCGCCGAACATAAAGTGATCAATTGTTATGAAAACGGACTGCCGCTCACTGTCGAAAATGTACAGAAGCAATCCCGCCTGCATTATCGGTGCGGATCCAGTTTCATGCTGTTCACCGTCATAGTTGGTGTGATTGTATATATGTTCGTTGCAACGGATCCGCTATGGTGGCGCATGGTAAACAGGATCCTGCTCCTGCCGGTTGTCATCGGACTATCCTTCGAAGTGCTGCAGCTCACGAATAAGGTCAGGAATGTCCCTGTCCTTCGCTTCCTTGGATATCCCGGTTTATGGCTCCAGCTGCTTACGACAAAAGAGCCAAAGGATGACCAAGTGGAGGTTGCGCTCGCTTCTTTCAAAAAAGTGCTGGAAAATGATTCTGTACCGGTGAATAGTGGTATAAAGATAGTAAGATAA
- the mntR gene encoding transcriptional regulator MntR: MPTPSMEDYIEQIYILMEQKGYARVSDIAENLQVHPSSVTKMVQKLDKDEYLKYEKYRGLILTDKGERVGKRLVYRHELLEDFLRIIGVEEENIYHDVEGIEHHLSWNSIERIGNLVQFFQEDKGRQEALIKVQQDQKS, from the coding sequence ATGCCTACACCCAGCATGGAGGACTATATTGAACAAATTTACATATTGATGGAGCAAAAAGGATACGCTCGTGTCTCGGATATAGCCGAGAATCTGCAGGTCCATCCTTCTTCTGTCACGAAAATGGTGCAGAAGCTGGATAAAGATGAATATCTGAAATATGAAAAATATCGGGGATTGATACTTACAGATAAAGGGGAGAGGGTCGGCAAGCGCCTGGTTTACCGGCATGAACTCTTGGAGGATTTTCTTCGGATCATTGGTGTCGAGGAAGAAAATATCTACCATGATGTAGAAGGGATCGAGCATCACTTGAGTTGGAATTCCATCGAACGGATCGGCAATCTTGTTCAATTCTTCCAGGAAGATAAAGGACGTCAAGAAGCATTAATCAAAGTTCAGCAAGACCAAAAGTCTTAA
- the spoIIIAD gene encoding stage III sporulation protein AD — MDIIIIVSIGIVASLLALIVKEQNSSIAFFVVVVTGIIIFLFILQKIAGILLLIEQLGERANVEGLYIKTILKIIGIAYITEFGAHLTRDAGLSAIAAKIELAGKIIIITVAIPILTAVIETIISFMPGG; from the coding sequence ATGGATATCATCATAATCGTATCCATTGGTATTGTGGCAAGCTTGCTTGCCTTGATTGTAAAGGAACAGAATTCCTCCATTGCATTCTTTGTTGTCGTGGTGACGGGTATCATCATTTTCCTGTTCATCCTGCAAAAAATCGCTGGCATCCTGCTCCTGATCGAGCAGCTGGGTGAAAGGGCGAATGTGGAGGGGCTTTATATCAAAACGATTTTGAAAATCATCGGCATTGCCTACATCACGGAATTCGGGGCGCATTTGACCCGGGATGCCGGCTTGTCAGCCATTGCCGCAAAGATAGAGCTTGCCGGAAAAATCATCATCATCACGGTGGCCATCCCGATTCTGACAGCAGTCATCGAAACAATAATCAGTTTCATGCCGGGCGGATAA
- a CDS encoding Xaa-Pro peptidase family protein — protein sequence MQKLEKLRALMEKKDLDALIVTSGQNRRYISGFTGSAGLLVITKAKQLFITDFRYIEQAAEQAPDFEIIEHKQSIVLETAAQLLKEGAQQVGFEHEDVTFALYQQFRDAVKADLIPASGLIEELRLIKSEAELQIMKTAAEIADAAYTHILTFVKPGMKEIEVSNELEFFMRKQGATQSSFDTIVASGYRSALPHGVASEKEIQKGELVTLDYGALYNGYCSDITRTFAVGEISDKLREIYDIVLEANLRGVAGVKPGITGKEADALTRDYISEKGYGQYFGHSTGHGLGMDVHESPALSFRSDTVLKPGMVVTVEPGIYIPEVGGCRIEDDLVLTADGSERLTFSTKDLITL from the coding sequence ATGCAGAAACTCGAGAAATTACGTGCTTTGATGGAAAAAAAGGATTTGGATGCACTGATCGTGACGAGTGGGCAGAACCGCCGATACATATCAGGCTTTACCGGAAGTGCGGGACTTCTTGTCATAACCAAAGCCAAACAGCTGTTCATCACCGATTTTCGCTATATCGAGCAGGCAGCCGAGCAAGCGCCTGATTTTGAAATCATCGAGCATAAACAGTCCATCGTCCTCGAAACTGCCGCCCAGCTGCTGAAAGAAGGTGCGCAGCAGGTCGGGTTTGAGCACGAAGATGTCACTTTCGCACTGTATCAGCAGTTCCGGGATGCAGTCAAAGCAGATCTCATCCCGGCTTCGGGGTTGATCGAGGAATTGCGTCTGATCAAATCAGAAGCAGAGCTGCAGATCATGAAAACCGCTGCGGAGATTGCGGATGCTGCCTATACACATATCCTGACTTTCGTTAAACCGGGTATGAAGGAGATCGAGGTTTCCAATGAGCTGGAGTTCTTCATGCGCAAACAGGGCGCGACTCAATCCAGCTTCGATACGATTGTCGCGTCAGGCTATCGTTCCGCTTTGCCACATGGTGTGGCTTCTGAAAAAGAGATTCAAAAGGGTGAATTGGTCACACTCGATTATGGGGCTCTTTACAATGGATATTGCTCGGATATTACCAGAACTTTCGCAGTAGGCGAGATAAGTGACAAATTACGAGAGATTTATGATATAGTACTAGAGGCGAATCTTCGAGGAGTAGCAGGGGTGAAACCAGGCATTACTGGTAAGGAAGCCGATGCACTGACACGGGATTACATCAGCGAAAAAGGCTATGGCCAATACTTCGGGCATTCAACCGGACATGGACTCGGTATGGATGTGCACGAATCGCCAGCTTTATCCTTCCGCTCAGACACGGTGCTGAAGCCGGGTATGGTCGTGACGGTGGAACCGGGGATCTACATACCTGAAGTAGGCGGATGCCGTATCGAAGATGATCTTGTGCTGACAGCGGATGGCAGCGAACGCCTGACGTTCTCCACCAAAGATTTAATTACTTTGTAA
- the efp gene encoding elongation factor P yields MISVNDFRTGLTIEVDNGLWQVLDFQHVKPGKGAAFVRSKLRNLRNGNIQEKTFRAGEKVSRAHIEHKKMQYLYSAGDTHTFMDNESFEQLELQTAQIEYELKFLKENMEISVMTYGGETLGVDLPNNVELKVVETEPGIKGDTASGGTKPAVLETGLSVQVPFFINEGDVLIISTSDGKYVSRA; encoded by the coding sequence ATGATTTCAGTTAACGATTTTCGTACGGGCCTTACAATCGAAGTAGACAATGGCCTGTGGCAGGTACTTGATTTCCAGCACGTAAAACCTGGTAAAGGTGCGGCTTTCGTCCGTTCCAAGCTGCGCAACCTGCGCAATGGCAACATCCAGGAGAAAACATTCCGTGCCGGAGAAAAAGTTTCCCGGGCGCATATCGAACACAAAAAAATGCAGTACCTTTATTCTGCTGGTGATACGCATACTTTCATGGATAATGAGTCTTTCGAGCAGCTGGAGCTTCAAACAGCGCAGATCGAATACGAACTTAAATTCCTGAAAGAAAACATGGAAATCAGCGTGATGACATATGGCGGCGAAACACTTGGTGTGGATCTGCCGAACAACGTGGAATTGAAAGTTGTGGAAACTGAACCTGGCATCAAAGGGGATACAGCGAGCGGCGGTACGAAGCCAGCTGTCCTGGAAACAGGTTTGAGCGTCCAAGTTCCTTTCTTCATCAATGAAGGGGATGTACTGATCATCAGCACATCCGATGGTAAATACGTATCACGTGCATAA